Part of the Streptomyces antimycoticus genome, TCGGGGCGGCGGCGGCCGGCGCGCTGCCGAAGGTCTCGGTCACCTCGCGGGCGAGGGCGCGCAGATCGCCCTCCAGGCTTCCGGTGTCGGGTGGTGTCCAGGCGTCCTCGCCCGCGAGGTCGAGCGCGTCCGCCACGAGCCCCTCGACGCTGCCCCAGCGCCGGTAGACGGTCGTCTTGTGGATTCCGGAGCGCTCGGCCACGTATTCCACGGTCAGGCCGGGATAGCCGTGCTCGGCGAGGCCGGTGAGCACGGCGTCGCGCACCGCTGAGCGGGTGCGCGCGGTGCGCCCGCCGGGGCGGACAGTGCCCGGTGTGGGGGCGGCGCTCTCTGTGGACAAGTGCAACTCCAGTTGTGTTAGCGGGTTACCTGTGTCATG contains:
- a CDS encoding TetR/AcrR family transcriptional regulator, which gives rise to MSTESAAPTPGTVRPGGRTARTRSAVRDAVLTGLAEHGYPGLTVEYVAERSGIHKTTVYRRWGSVEGLVADALDLAGEDAWTPPDTGSLEGDLRALAREVTETFGSAPAAAAPTAFIAAAFQSERAAEALRDFYTERFARCESVVRQAVDRGEAPSGTDAAAVVRAVSAPLFFRALITREPLDTPLADQTAAAVAAAVRAGAYSPACR